A DNA window from Castanea sativa cultivar Marrone di Chiusa Pesio chromosome 7, ASM4071231v1 contains the following coding sequences:
- the LOC142643799 gene encoding GPI mannosyltransferase 1 isoform X2, whose translation MFTAMNFRSLLVLSAIFRVFLIIYGEWQDTHMEVRYSPLLAFLLIPNSIFHRSWGKFLFSASDLLVGYFIRSILKLRGVPEKFCVSSVMVWLFNPFTFTIGTRGNCEPVVCAMVLWVLLCLMNGRVLQAAFWFGLLVHFRIYPIIYVLSILLILDPYVFRYGRKPTLQNWGRTEQESPRSTCITRLAALFHPWSTLRTALTKERILFGFVSGAVFLFCTALFFCLYGWDFLHEALLYHLTRTDPRHNFSIYFYHIYLQLENEILVVEKLISFLPQFVVQIILVLSFAQDLPFCWFLQTVAFVAFNKVITAQYFVWFFCLLPLILPWSQMKLRWKGLSCILAWMGAQLHWLMWGYMLEFRGKNVFLQLWMASIFFLAANTYVLTAVIQHHRCSPVFIGLENTSKGARKLQ comes from the exons ATGTTCACCGCCATGAACTTTCGGTCTCTCCTCGTACTATCAGCCATTTTCAGAGTATTCTTAATCATATACGGTGAATGGCAAGACACCCACATGGAAGTCAG ATACTCACCTTTACTCGCTTTTTTGCTCATACCCAATTCGATTTTCCACCGATCTTGGGGCAAGTTTCTCTTCTCAGCTTCAG ATTTGCTTGTGGGGTATTTTATAAGGAGTATTTTGAAGCTACGTGGGGTCCCAGAAAAATTTTGTGTTAGTTCTGTAATGGTCTGGCTGTTCAATCCGTTTACTTTTACAATTGGGACTCGTGGGAATTGTGAGCCTGTTGTTTGTGCTATGGTTCTTTGGGTCCTCTTATGCCTCATGAATG GTCGTGTGTTGCAAGCTGCATTTTGGTTTGGGCTTCTTGTCCACTTTAGAATCTACCCTATAATCTATGTTCTTTCTATTCTTCTGATTCTTGATCCATATGTCTTCCGATATGGTCGGAAGCCTACTCTTCAAAATTGGGGCCGCACTGAACAAGAATCTCCTCGAAGCACTTGTATTACAAGACTGGCAGCTCTGTTCCATCCATGGTCAACTTTGAGAACAGCATTAACAAAAGAGAGAATACTTTTTGGTTTCGTTTCTGGGGctgttttcttattttgtacTGCCCTTTTCTTTTGCCTTTATGGGTGGGACTTCTTGCATGAGGCATTGCTATATCATCTTACCCGTACGGATCCAAGGCACAACTTCtccatttatttttatcatatataCCTTCAGCTGGAGAATGAAATCTTGGTGGTGGAGAAGCTCATTTCGTTTTTGCCTCAATTCGTAGTGCAGATCATTCTTGTTCTGAGTTTTGCACAAGACCTCCCGTTTTGCTGGTTTTTGCAGACAGTTGCATTTGTGGCATTCAACAAG GTAATCACTGCACAATATTTTGTGTGGTTTTTCTGTCTTTTGCCTCTAATACTTCCATGGAGCCAAATGAAGCTAAGATGGAAAGGTCTTTCCTGCATATTAGCGTGGATGGGTGCTCAACTTCATTGGTTGATGTGGGGTTATATGCTCGAATTCAGGGGAAAGAATGTCTTCCTTCAACTGTGGATGGCAAGCATTTTTTTCTTAGCTGCAAACACCTATGTTCTGACAGCAGTCATCCAGCATCATCGATGCTCTCCGGTTTTCATCGGGTTAGAAAACACTTCAAAGGGTGCAAGGAAATTACAATGA
- the LOC142643799 gene encoding GPI mannosyltransferase 1 isoform X1: MFTAMNFRSLLVLSAIFRVFLIIYGEWQDTHMEVRYTDIDYLVFSDAASLMASGKSPYLRSTYRYSPLLAFLLIPNSIFHRSWGKFLFSASDLLVGYFIRSILKLRGVPEKFCVSSVMVWLFNPFTFTIGTRGNCEPVVCAMVLWVLLCLMNGRVLQAAFWFGLLVHFRIYPIIYVLSILLILDPYVFRYGRKPTLQNWGRTEQESPRSTCITRLAALFHPWSTLRTALTKERILFGFVSGAVFLFCTALFFCLYGWDFLHEALLYHLTRTDPRHNFSIYFYHIYLQLENEILVVEKLISFLPQFVVQIILVLSFAQDLPFCWFLQTVAFVAFNKVITAQYFVWFFCLLPLILPWSQMKLRWKGLSCILAWMGAQLHWLMWGYMLEFRGKNVFLQLWMASIFFLAANTYVLTAVIQHHRCSPVFIGLENTSKGARKLQ, encoded by the exons ATGTTCACCGCCATGAACTTTCGGTCTCTCCTCGTACTATCAGCCATTTTCAGAGTATTCTTAATCATATACGGTGAATGGCAAGACACCCACATGGAAGTCAGGTACACTGACATTGATTACCTTGTTTTCTCTGATGCTGCTTCTCTAATGGCCTCTGGCAAATCCCCTTATCTTAGATCCACATACAGATACTCACCTTTACTCGCTTTTTTGCTCATACCCAATTCGATTTTCCACCGATCTTGGGGCAAGTTTCTCTTCTCAGCTTCAG ATTTGCTTGTGGGGTATTTTATAAGGAGTATTTTGAAGCTACGTGGGGTCCCAGAAAAATTTTGTGTTAGTTCTGTAATGGTCTGGCTGTTCAATCCGTTTACTTTTACAATTGGGACTCGTGGGAATTGTGAGCCTGTTGTTTGTGCTATGGTTCTTTGGGTCCTCTTATGCCTCATGAATG GTCGTGTGTTGCAAGCTGCATTTTGGTTTGGGCTTCTTGTCCACTTTAGAATCTACCCTATAATCTATGTTCTTTCTATTCTTCTGATTCTTGATCCATATGTCTTCCGATATGGTCGGAAGCCTACTCTTCAAAATTGGGGCCGCACTGAACAAGAATCTCCTCGAAGCACTTGTATTACAAGACTGGCAGCTCTGTTCCATCCATGGTCAACTTTGAGAACAGCATTAACAAAAGAGAGAATACTTTTTGGTTTCGTTTCTGGGGctgttttcttattttgtacTGCCCTTTTCTTTTGCCTTTATGGGTGGGACTTCTTGCATGAGGCATTGCTATATCATCTTACCCGTACGGATCCAAGGCACAACTTCtccatttatttttatcatatataCCTTCAGCTGGAGAATGAAATCTTGGTGGTGGAGAAGCTCATTTCGTTTTTGCCTCAATTCGTAGTGCAGATCATTCTTGTTCTGAGTTTTGCACAAGACCTCCCGTTTTGCTGGTTTTTGCAGACAGTTGCATTTGTGGCATTCAACAAG GTAATCACTGCACAATATTTTGTGTGGTTTTTCTGTCTTTTGCCTCTAATACTTCCATGGAGCCAAATGAAGCTAAGATGGAAAGGTCTTTCCTGCATATTAGCGTGGATGGGTGCTCAACTTCATTGGTTGATGTGGGGTTATATGCTCGAATTCAGGGGAAAGAATGTCTTCCTTCAACTGTGGATGGCAAGCATTTTTTTCTTAGCTGCAAACACCTATGTTCTGACAGCAGTCATCCAGCATCATCGATGCTCTCCGGTTTTCATCGGGTTAGAAAACACTTCAAAGGGTGCAAGGAAATTACAATGA
- the LOC142643701 gene encoding acetylserotonin O-methyltransferase-like, protein MEKTQRAAKWNEEEQAEVDIWKYILGFTEMAVVRCAIELGIADAIESHGSPMTLSELSSTLGCDPSPLYRIMRFLMHRGIFKGTLNSQGSPGYAQTPLSRRLMKHGEHSMAALILLESSPVLLTPWLSLSARVLDDDTSSFEVAHGEDIWSYSAANPAHGQLINEAMACDARVLVPAMIHGCPEVFDGLGSLVDVGGGNGTTLKVLIKAFPWLRGINFDQPHVVSVAGVISGVENVGGDMFESVPKADAAFLKWILHDWGDNECIQILKKCREAVLENKGKVIIVDAVIEEAEIDKLTDVRLALDMAMMAHTNKGKERTLKEWGFVLGEAGFSRYTVKTIHAVQSVIEAFP, encoded by the exons ATGGAAAAAACACAAAGGGCGGCAAAATGGAACGAGGAAGAACAAGCAGAAGTGGATATCTGGAAATACATACTTGGGTTCACAGAAATGGCTGTAGTCAGGTGTGCCATTGAGCTTGGGATAGCTGATGCCATTGAAAGCCATGGAAGCCCCATGACACTCTCTGAGTTGTCATCAACTCTAGGATGTGACCCTTCACCTCTCTACCGCATTATGAGGTTCCTAATGCACCGGGGAATATTCAAAGGGACACTCAATAGCCAAGGCTCCCCAGGTTATGCACAAACACCTCTATCTCGTCGTTTGATGAAACATGGAGAACATAGCATGGCTGCTTTGATTTTGCTAGAGAGTAGCCCAGTATTGCTGACACCATGGCTTAGTCTAAGTGCACGTGTTCTAGACGATGATACTTCATCATTTGAGGTGGCACATGGTGAAGATATATGGAGCTATTCAGCTGCAAATCCTGCTCACGGCCAACTTATCAATGAAGCAATGGCTTGTGATGCCAGGGTGTTAGTGCCTGCAATGATTCACGGTTGCCCTGAGGTGTTTGATGGGCTTGGCAGTTTGGTCGATGTGGGTGGTGGCAATGGAACAACTTTGAAGGTGTTGATTAAGGCATTTCCATGGCTTCGAGGCATCAACTTTGATCAACCTCATGTTGTATCTGTTGCAGGAGTGATCAGCGGAGTTGAAAATGTTGGGGGTGACATGTTTGAAAGTGTTCCAAAGGCTGATGCTGCTTTCCTGAAG TGGATTCTGCATGACTGGGGAGACAATGAGTGCATCCAAATCCTTAAAAAATGTAGAGAAGCTGTTCTGGAGAACAAAGGAAAGGTAATAATTGTTGATGCTGTGATTGAAGAAGCAGAAATAGATAAGCTAACCGATGTGAGGCTAGCACTAGACATGGCGATGATGGCTCATACCAATAAGGGCAAAGAGAGGACATTGAAAGAATGGGGATTTGTTCTTGGGGAGGCTGGATTTAGTAGATACACAGTGAAAACCATTCATGCTGTGCAATCAGTGATTGAGGCATTtccataa
- the LOC142643811 gene encoding acetylserotonin O-methyltransferase-like — MEKTQREEKWNEEEQAEVDIWKYIFGFTEMAVVKCAIDLGIADAIESHGSPMTLSELSSTLGCAPSPLYRIMRFLMHRGIFKGKLTSQGSPGYAQTPLSRRLMKHGEHSMAALILLESSPVMLTPWLSLSARVLADGTSSFEVAHGEDIWSYSASNPAHGQLINEAMACDARVIVPAMIHGCPEVFDGLSSLVDVGGGNGKTLKVLVKAFPWLRGINFDQPHVVSVAGVISGVENVGGDMFESVPKADAAFLKWVLHDWGDNECIQILKKCREAVLENKGKVIIVDAVIEEAEKDKLTDVKLALDMAMMAHTNRGKERTLKEWGSVLGEAGFSRYTVKTIHAVQSVIEAFP; from the exons ATGGAAAAAACacaaagagaggaaaaatggaACGAGGAAGAACAAGCAGAAGTGGATATCTGGAAATACATATTTGGGTTCACAGAAATGGCTGTAGTCAAGTGTGCCATTGATCTTGGGATAGCTGATGCCATTGAAAGCCATGGAAGCCCCATGACACTCTCTGAGTTGTCATCAACTCTAGGATGTGCTCCTTCTCCTCTTTACCGCATTATGAGGTTCCTAATGCACCGAGGAATATTCAAGGGGAAACTCACTAGCCAAGGCTCCCCAGGTTATGCACAAACACCTCTATCTCGTCGTTTGATGAAACATGGAGAACATAGCATGGCTGCTTTGATTTTGCTAGAGAGTAGCCCAGTGATGCTGACACCATGGCTTAGTCTAAGTGCACGTGTTCTAGCCGATGGTACTTCATCATTTGAGGTGGCACATGGTGAAGATATATGGAGCTATTCAGCGTCAAATCCTGCTCACGGCCAACTCATCAATGAAGCAATGGCTTGTGATGCTAGGGTGATAGTGCCAGCAATGATTCACGGTTGCCCTGAGGTGTTTGATGGGCTTAGCAGTTTGGTCGACGTGGGTGGGGGAAATGGAAAAACTTTGAAGGTGTTGGTTAAGGCATTTCCATGGCTTCGAGGCATCAACTTTGATCAACCTCATGTTGTATCTGTTGCAGGAGTGATTAGTGGAGTTGAAAATGTTGGGGGTGACATGTTTGAAAGTGTTCCAAAGGCTGATGCAGCTTTCCTGAAG TGGGTCCTGCATGATTGGGGAGACAATGAGTGCATCCAAATCCTTAAAAAATGCAGAGAAGCTGTTCTGGAGAATAAAGGAAAGGTAATAATTGTTGATGCAGTGATTGAAGAAGCAGAAAAAGATAAGCTAACCGATGTGAAGCTAGCACTAGACATGGCGATGATGGCTCATACTAATAGGGGCAAAGAGAGGACATTGAAAGAATGGGGATCTGTTCTTGGGGAGGCTGGATTCAGTAGATACACAGTGAAAACCATTCATGCTGTGCAATCAGTAATTGAGGCATTTCCATAA